One region of Baekduia soli genomic DNA includes:
- the purB gene encoding adenylosuccinate lyase: protein MIARYTRPEIGAVWTDEAKLESWRQVEVACALETTGPTPAELEAIGHATFTVDAVLEREKVTDHDVAAFVDVLSASAGEAGRWIHYGLTSSDVLDTALGLQLRKAGDLLLAGAREFRDALADQARAHVDTVCVGRTHGVHAEPTTFGVKLAGFAFEADRNLARLTRAVDQVAVGAVSGAVGTYSATSPDFERRVLARLGLEAEPVSTQVVARDRHAELLQAIALAGAGLERFATEFRHLQRTEVREVEEPFRAGAQKGSSAMPHKRNPIVSERITGLARVLRGYAQVGVEDVALWHERDISHSGAERVVLPDATIALDYMQALATRLARGMVVHADRMRENLDLTYGALFSQRVLLALVAGGRQRDEAYRIAQRTAQQAWDTRTPLRELLEAEPELDLDLDVIFDLGHYVRHAQEIVGRLAF from the coding sequence ACGAGGCCAAGCTCGAGAGCTGGCGCCAGGTCGAGGTCGCGTGTGCGCTGGAGACGACGGGCCCCACGCCCGCCGAGCTCGAGGCGATCGGCCACGCGACCTTCACGGTCGACGCGGTGCTCGAGCGCGAGAAGGTCACCGACCACGACGTCGCCGCGTTCGTCGACGTGCTGAGCGCCAGCGCCGGCGAGGCCGGGCGCTGGATCCACTACGGCCTGACGTCCTCCGACGTGCTCGACACCGCGCTCGGGCTCCAGCTGCGCAAGGCCGGCGACCTGCTGCTGGCCGGCGCCCGCGAGTTCCGCGACGCGCTGGCCGACCAGGCGCGGGCGCACGTCGACACGGTGTGCGTCGGGCGCACCCACGGCGTCCACGCCGAGCCCACGACGTTCGGCGTCAAGCTGGCCGGCTTTGCCTTCGAGGCCGATCGCAACCTCGCGCGGCTGACCCGCGCGGTCGACCAGGTCGCCGTCGGGGCCGTGTCCGGGGCGGTGGGCACCTACAGCGCGACGTCGCCGGACTTCGAGCGCCGCGTGCTGGCCCGCCTGGGCCTGGAGGCCGAGCCGGTCTCCACGCAGGTCGTCGCCCGCGACCGCCATGCCGAGCTGTTGCAGGCCATCGCGCTGGCCGGCGCGGGCCTGGAGCGCTTCGCGACGGAGTTCCGCCACCTCCAGCGCACGGAGGTCCGCGAGGTCGAGGAGCCGTTCCGCGCCGGCGCCCAGAAGGGCTCCAGCGCGATGCCGCACAAGCGCAACCCGATCGTCTCCGAGCGCATCACGGGCCTGGCGCGCGTGCTGCGCGGCTACGCCCAGGTCGGGGTCGAGGACGTGGCGCTGTGGCACGAGCGCGACATCTCGCACTCGGGCGCCGAGCGCGTCGTGCTGCCCGACGCGACGATCGCGCTGGACTACATGCAGGCCCTGGCCACGCGGCTGGCGCGCGGCATGGTCGTCCACGCCGACCGGATGCGCGAGAACCTCGACCTGACCTACGGCGCGCTGTTCTCGCAGCGGGTCCTGCTGGCGCTCGTCGCCGGCGGCCGGCAGCGCGACGAGGCCTACCGCATCGCCCAGCGCACCGCGCAGCAGGCGTGGGACACGCGCACGCCGCTGCGGGAGCTGCTCGAGGCCGAGCCGGAGCTCGACCTCGATCTCGACGTGATCTTCGACCTCGGCCACTACGTGCGGCACGCGCAGGAGATCGTCGGGCGCCTGGCGTTCTGA